A single region of the Vespula pensylvanica isolate Volc-1 chromosome 8, ASM1446617v1, whole genome shotgun sequence genome encodes:
- the LOC122630959 gene encoding orexin receptor type 1-like isoform X2: MNRLQVFVLMCSLFSVPFLTETTDESEYISLTENLNFVSMNNCTNDACIPDEEYLEIMYDDIFPNFTDWVMISLHSIIFITGLVGNSLVCLAVCRNHSMKTVTNYFIVNLAVADLLVILICLPSSVLWDVTETWFLGWGLCKTIPYLQTVSVSVSVLTLTCISIDRWYAICYPLRFRSTTRWAKTAIAVIWTVSFLFDIPDILVLHTVPSESKVKTILYTQCKSSLSHEKQTIFWAIKLTFLYIVPLIFMTLTYWQIVHVLWRSDIPGHNLTSRACQIGETRSTGAGNPEGQLRSRRKAAKMLIAIVVTFAICYFPVHLFSILKYTMLLPSGEWSIKVSLFVHWLCYVNSAANPLIYNFMSGKFRRQFKRAFPCFKKRKNRARTTRIANITNYFAARSRATIKSIQTTTNSNNNVQRNTEIIPLSGFAITEPRPNGKSE, translated from the exons ATGAATCGTTTACAAGTGTTCGTTCTCATGTGTTCTCTATTTTCTGTGCCGTTTTTAACGGAGACCACGGATGAATCGGAATACATTTCGTTAAcagaaaatttgaattttgtgAGTATGAACAATTGTACAAATGACGCTTGCATACCGGACGAAGAGTACCTCGAGATTATGTATGACGACATATTTCCGAACTTCACCGATTGGGTCATGATAAGTCTACATAGCATCATTTTCATCACTGGGCTCGTCGGTAATTCCCTAGTCTGTTTGGCAGTTTGTCGGAATCACTCAATGAAGACTGTTACTAATTACTTCATCGTTAATCTCGCTGTGGCTGATCTCCTGGTTATTCTGATATGCTTGCCGTCTAGTGTACTTTGGGATGTAACAGAGACTTGGTTCCTTGGATGGGGACTTTGCAAGACTATACCGTATCTCCAG ACTGTCTCGGTGAGCGTTAGCGTTTTAACATTGACATGCATATCGATAGACCGATGGTATGCTATTTGTTATCCCTTGAGATTCAGATCAACTACTAGATGGGCAAAAACAGCTATTGCTGTTATCTGGAcggtatcttttctttttg ATATTCCAGATATACTAGTACTCCATACGGTACCATCcgaaagtaaagtaaagacGATACTCTATACTCAATGCAAATCTTCTTTAAGTCATGAAAAACAAACTATATTTTGGGCGATAAAGTTAACCTTTTTATACATCGTTCCATTAATTTTCATGACTTTAACTTACTGGCAAATAGTACATGTTCTTTGGCGTAGCGATATTCCTGGACACAATC TTACTAGTAGAGCCTGTCAGATAGGTGAGACACGTTCTACCGGTGCTGGAAACCCTGAGGGTCAATTGAGATCTCGACGAAAAGCAGCAAAGATGTTGATAGCCATAGTTGTCACATTCGCCATTTGTTACTTTCCAGTACATCTTTTCTCGATCTTAAA ATATACCATGCTTTTACCGTCCGGCGAATGGTCGATTAAAGTGAGCTTGTTCGTTCATTGGCTTTGTTACGTCAACAGCGCAGCAAATCCTTTGATTTACAATTTTATGAGCG GTAAATTTCGGAGACAATTCAAACGCGCCTTTCCTTGCTTCAAGAAACGCAAAAATCGAGCTCGAACGACTCGCATCGCTAATATCACGAATTATTTCGCAGCAAGATCTCGTGCAACAATAAAGTCGATACAGACTACAaccaatagtaataataatgttcaACGAAATACAGAGATCATACCACTGAGCGGATTCGCGATTACTGAGCCACGTCCAAACGGTAAATcagaataa
- the LOC122630959 gene encoding orexin receptor type 1-like isoform X1, protein MNRLQVFVLMCSLFSVPFLTETTDESEYISLTENLNFVSMNNCTNDACIPDEEYLEIMYDDIFPNFTDWVMISLHSIIFITGLVGNSLVCLAVCRNHSMKTVTNYFIVNLAVADLLVILICLPSSVLWDVTETWFLGWGLCKTIPYLQTVSVSVSVLTLTCISIDRWYAICYPLRFRSTTRWAKTAIAVIWTVSFLFDIPDILVLHTVPSESKVKTILYTQCKSSLSHEKQTIFWAIKLTFLYIVPLIFMTLTYWQIVHVLWRSDIPGHNLTSRACQIGETRSTGAGNPEGQLRSRRKAAKMLIAIVVTFAICYFPVHLFSILKYTMLLPSGEWSIKVSLFVHWLCYVNSAANPLIYNFMSGKFRHEFRRTFRDCTPVSNANGRHTTHRLSNYAYRMGNGYHSTLRCCRDPFVSSIKRPSCTKKSIDITMETNLGGTDHKTANSSSREVDYA, encoded by the exons ATGAATCGTTTACAAGTGTTCGTTCTCATGTGTTCTCTATTTTCTGTGCCGTTTTTAACGGAGACCACGGATGAATCGGAATACATTTCGTTAAcagaaaatttgaattttgtgAGTATGAACAATTGTACAAATGACGCTTGCATACCGGACGAAGAGTACCTCGAGATTATGTATGACGACATATTTCCGAACTTCACCGATTGGGTCATGATAAGTCTACATAGCATCATTTTCATCACTGGGCTCGTCGGTAATTCCCTAGTCTGTTTGGCAGTTTGTCGGAATCACTCAATGAAGACTGTTACTAATTACTTCATCGTTAATCTCGCTGTGGCTGATCTCCTGGTTATTCTGATATGCTTGCCGTCTAGTGTACTTTGGGATGTAACAGAGACTTGGTTCCTTGGATGGGGACTTTGCAAGACTATACCGTATCTCCAG ACTGTCTCGGTGAGCGTTAGCGTTTTAACATTGACATGCATATCGATAGACCGATGGTATGCTATTTGTTATCCCTTGAGATTCAGATCAACTACTAGATGGGCAAAAACAGCTATTGCTGTTATCTGGAcggtatcttttctttttg ATATTCCAGATATACTAGTACTCCATACGGTACCATCcgaaagtaaagtaaagacGATACTCTATACTCAATGCAAATCTTCTTTAAGTCATGAAAAACAAACTATATTTTGGGCGATAAAGTTAACCTTTTTATACATCGTTCCATTAATTTTCATGACTTTAACTTACTGGCAAATAGTACATGTTCTTTGGCGTAGCGATATTCCTGGACACAATC TTACTAGTAGAGCCTGTCAGATAGGTGAGACACGTTCTACCGGTGCTGGAAACCCTGAGGGTCAATTGAGATCTCGACGAAAAGCAGCAAAGATGTTGATAGCCATAGTTGTCACATTCGCCATTTGTTACTTTCCAGTACATCTTTTCTCGATCTTAAA ATATACCATGCTTTTACCGTCCGGCGAATGGTCGATTAAAGTGAGCTTGTTCGTTCATTGGCTTTGTTACGTCAACAGCGCAGCAAATCCTTTGATTTACAATTTTATGAGCG GTAAGTTCCGGCACGAATTTCGACGTACTTTTCGAGATTGTACTCCTGTGAGCAATGCGAATGGTCGCCATACGACCCATCGGCTCAGCAACTACGCTTATAGAATGGGTAATGGCTACCATTCTACGCTCCGATGTTGTCGTGATCCTTTTGTGTCCTCCATAAAACGGCCGTCCTGTACAAAGAAATCTATAGACATCACGATGGAAACGAATCTCGGTGGAACGGATCACAAAACGGCGAACAGTTCCAGCCGCGAAGTCGATTATGCTTAG